DNA sequence from the Coffea eugenioides isolate CCC68of chromosome 9, Ceug_1.0, whole genome shotgun sequence genome:
ACGTGTGTCATTAGACACCCgctaaaaaaaatccaaactaAAATTAATGGATTAAAAAAGTGGATGTGAACTCCCGAATGACGCTATCTATAATCTAGTTGGATTTGTCCCCTTCTCCATAATGTAGGAGTAGGAATAGATCTATGTGTGTATTATTGACGTCTGACCAAAAAATAATCCGGAATAACTTCCCTATTTTCCTTGCGCAAACTACGATTATCTTTTCAGGTACCTTCGATCTACTTAAAAACGTCTTTGACTAAGTTGGGTTGACAATGAAAGATGAAGACTTATAGGAAGAACTTTCAAATATGGAGACTAAATAGAACAGTTCTGTTAAGGTAGTTGATACCAGCGACATGCTTTAATTAGTCACATGTATGATCCCGATGGTGTATGGGCAGAGCAGTTGGTACAGGGCGTCTTCGTTTAATAATTGCTGTCTGGTTTAGAGCTTCTATGACAAGTGACTTCAGAAAGAACACTCTTTTGTTTCTTAAGATAGCAGTAACTAGAGTGGTTCTAAtccaaagaattttttttatgacatctatcacatttttatatatttaaaagataaaaattcGTGGGGCATAACTCGGAGACTAAACGCCCCATCCTACATCTTTGCCTTTTAAAACATTAGTTGGATTGTAGTATTTATTAATTAAAATATGTGAGATGGCTTCGGATGTTGCACAAAATTCTTTGTTTTTATGCTTTCTTGCACACACAATTGATTTGCAGCTCACAGCCTATAATTTTGACTTAGATTCTATTTCTTGTGAAATCATTAATTTCTTAAATAGAAAATTTCATTTGTCAATCACTTTGATGctttgtatgaatttttttgatattGTTAAAAGAATATAAAGAAAAGATTTCGCATACGAATTGATCCACATATCTGATCCAAAAATTCTGGATATCTAAAGGTGCAGCTATGAATTCGGATAAGAAAATTCCTCATCCGTAATTTGCGGATCGGATCAACATCTCGCGGATAGGATATCCGATCCATGTGCACCCGCAGTACCTAACCAGGTGCAAATGAGGAAAGACTTTTGTTTAGGCATCCCAAATCAACAGGATCGCTTTTTGATACCTTCAAATTAAGGTCCCGTTTGGTAAATGAGTTTTTTGGGtatttgtataaaattttactgtatTTTACTGTaaaagttcttttctttttctttctttctttttatctttctctttctctttcttttttcttttctttcctctcttcttcttttctcttccccctccccctttcCCTCCCAGCCGCCGAAACAAGCAAATTTTGCTTTTTTTCTCCCCCTCTTCTGTTTTTCCCTCTCCTTCTCCTCCTCTCCTCTgcttccccttccccctctcCCTCCCCTGCCACCTCTCTGTCCCACCCACCGAACAAGTAGTAGCatatgcaaatttttttttttgctttttctctccgCCTCCCCCGCCGCCCTCCCCCTCTCCCTGGCTGCAATCTAGTCTCGTGACCAGATCAGGCAAAAGGGAAGGGGAAAGGTGGTGGGAGAGGGAAAGGGGGGAGAGAGGTGGCGGGGGAGAGGGGAGAAGATGAGGAGAAAGAAGGGGAAGGGAGGGAGCaggagaagagaaaaaaaaaaaaaagtggtggCCGGCACTAGAAGAGGTTGTCGACGTCAAATAGTCTTGGCCAGCCACAGAGGTGGTGGTGGTTTGAGTtagaagaagaaaggaggaagggaattttttgtgtatttgggtattttgaagtgtgtaatttaaaaattttgaaaagttttttaagattattgtagttaaagttgttaaaaaaattggtaggagacaaacttggcaaaaacTCACTTTGCCAAATAGGGCCCAAGTTTAAATGATGGTTTAGCATATAATAGTTGTAATATCCTTCTCATCGGCTACTAAAGTATTACTCCACGTTATTGTTGAGGGAGTTTTCCTAATAACTTCAATTCTACATTAGTTAGATTCTACTGCTCTCGGCACTTAGCTAGTTTGATAAACAGCACATTAACAATGAATCGTGGACACAGCACATTGACTCgtgcatttttgttttttcaaatgTGTTACTTTCAGGTGGTCCTGGGAACTGTAAGACAATATTTACAGCAAAAGcacaaaaatgaaaacaaatctTTGAagcttggaaatgactattccAACAGATAAGCCGCCATCTAATATatataaagggataatttcagaaacctctcctgagaTTTGTCATAATATCACTCAACTCTATTgaagtttttaaaatctcacttaaCTCTTTTGTCAACTTAACAAGACTAAATATTCTTATCAAATGTCACAAATTGACAACATTGCCCTTGCTCTTAATAACTATTTAACCACAaagccaaaacaaaataaaattttaaaaccaaaaaatgtAGATTAAAAAAGTAAATTGCTAACTAATAATGGTCCATATTTCTTTATATTGGGATTGTGGTGGAATAGCAAAGGACGCtgataaattaaatttaatcaAGGTCAACCACTTAGGAAGATTTTGGTGAGTAATTAATACCTTAAAAAATTTCGTGCATAGTTAAGTTACAATTAAGGAAGTCAAGATATATTTTGggaaaatatgttttaattcTTGGTGTAGTTTAAGTTGTATTGAAAACTAAAATATTCTCTTCATATGTGCTAATTTTTTAAggtgtaaattttatttttgtttcaatACAACTAAAATACATAGTTTCCGTCAAGAAATTTACGCCTTATAAaaatttaaccttattttaattttcattgttgttataaatttcataaGCAGGATAACAGAACAaaaattttatctttcttgtatttcATCCAAAGGGGTTAAAATGTTACAAGAAATATTGATCCAAGGGAGGTAAACGAGATTTTATAAATCTCAGGTGAGTTGAGTGATACTATGAGAAATCTTGGGAGAAAATGTTGTCAAAACCTACGGGGATGAAAAAATCAAGATAAGAACCCCTTAGCAGGAAAGTAGGAGTGTGCAAAAAGAGGGGAAAATGAAGAGGGATTTGTCTAATTAACACTCATTAAAATATAGTTCAGGtgctaaattttttaaaatgtacacttaattaggaaaagtaaataaattttaaggaaaacaataattattagtatgtaTATTCGCATGATAGCGTGGGTGTAATTAATGTGTGTTAAAGAATGTTCATTGAGTCAACGCTTATTAGAAAAACTCAAATGGGAAAATATATCAGAGTTGATGGAGAAATATTTAGTGCGACTCACAAGAGTTGATGGAATAGTTAATTTTTGATTAGTCGTATTATTGACCTTTTGAGTAAAATTGCTAATAACGCAAACCTAAAAATATCAGACTCCCTCTTGCTGAATTATTTGAATTCTACGTTACAACGCATTTAATTACATGATTTGCCAACTGTCATCTCAATCAAATAATACAGTTCAATGAATCTCAATAAAATAATGGGCTGAAGCCATGGCATTATTACTAGTTACTACTATGACAGTATCCTTCACTGTCCCTGCTCTTAGATTGCACAGAGTCATGGGGAGAATTCACTGCAATTTCCTTCTTGGACTTCTCTTGTCATGCTTTCTATCAGATAGCTTAGCCATGGCATCAAACAACATCACAACTGATCAATCGTCTCTTCTTGCCTTGAGAGCTCACATTTCAGTTGACCCTCTACAAATCTTGGCCAAAAACTGGTCTGTTTCATCTTCTGTTTGTGTTGGTCCTAGACCAAATTAATCATATAAGTAACAGTAATTTCTCTAGTAgaatttaacaaagaaattaacaaaatctcatacctcaatattgcattaataaatgcaaataatttgtacCATCAAAAGTTATTTTGGCATGGGTTGATGTGCGAACTAGATCTTAAAATTATTGGATGAACAACTTCTGATCTTCAATCCGACCACCTTGGAATTGACAGCTACTAAAAAGTTCAGTAGGGTTGAGGCGCGTAGAACGCTCTCTTTAAGACGATACGCGCCCCTACGGTATTTTTTAAACCGATGCAGAAGGTCTAGGGCGCCGCCTCCAGGATACAATAGCCCAACTCTATAGTTGTTGCTTCCCTTTGATCTGCACAACCAAAAGAAGCATAAGCTTCCCAATATCTTACTTTGCCCAAAGAAAATAGAATAAGGGAGAAAGAAATGAGTGTGAGGAAAATAGTATTTAGAATGATCTTTTGTTAAGAGAAGTGCGTGTCACAAATTCTCCAAAGAATTTCACTATTTATAGGCTACAAAACCTTAAGAAAAAGGGGTTGAAAATGTGTAACGGTTTTTCCATATTAAATTGTAGTTAATTGGTAGAATTTGTAACCTAAAAAattaatcacatttgaatggGTTATAAAGACTCAATTAATtcctcatttgaaacaaataatTCATTTGTAACTCTAATTCAAATAATTGTATAATAACTCCATTCAAAATGCATTGTAACTCCCACAATTATAATTCCCATAACTcccaaataaattattataactCCTTGTAATGAAACTCCCACAATTATAATTCAAATAACTtccaaataaattattataactCCTTGTAATgatttggtcaaggaaaaacttaagattttattaaaatacaccAACATTCCCccacttattttaataaaatttgagAAGAATAAAGATTTGGACAAAGTGAGAACATCATGCATAATGAAAGTGGCATTGCCTTGAAACCTTCATTTAGGGGGCGTTTGGTAAGAGGGTATCGGAATGGGGTTATGGAATAAACCCCATAACTCATGTTTGGTTTACTGGTATTGGAATTGAAATATTGGAATGATATCTAAAAATATGTCATTTCTCCATTCCTGACTAAGTTCgtgggttttgtccaaaacccaaATCTTATTCCCGGtccctcttcttcctctctttttcatTATTTCCGTCGCCTTTCTCCCCCCAATTCTCTGCCCTAATTACCCCTTAAAAACACGACAAGCTGGAGCTTTTGCCgtgggaagaagaaaaaaaacgaATGAAAACCACATCTGTGCTACTAGAGAGGTACGCAAGTTTTCTTCTGTTTGTTTTCTTGTTCCAAGTTCTCTATTCTCCAAGTCCATAAACAAGAATAATTTGTGCAATAGTGGATCTTCTTCTGCTGAttctcaatcttccatttcccTTGTAGATTGCTCCTTAAAAGGTTTGTATCTCTAGTTTCTTTAGATTTTTTGCTCTTGGGAGCAGTACGTACTATGCTTTCTGTACGGTCCGGCAAATCTGCAcacttttcttattttgttttctcttctgaTATTAGCAGTTAGCAGATCTTCATGATTCTTGAGCTTTAGTGCTTCTTTTTTGTGGGTTCTggctcttttttgttttgtcttcCGCTATTGACTTTGTGGGGTCAAAATGAAAATCATAGTTTATTCCATCATCTTCTTGAATGCTGATCTCAAATGCAAcccaaaaaatgcaaaagaatcCAAAACCAATAAGCATCAGATTTGTATCAATAGGATGAAGTACGGATCTGCATCATATCACCAAAGGTTCCCCACTCGCAAATCGAATTGGAATTTAGGCGTTACTCAAACCATTGATTTTGTGAGTTGAGTTATCACTTGAAACCCACCTACTTCATATTGGTGCAAGATTAGAAGTGCAGACCGTGGAATATTATAAATTACATTTTCGTACTCAAAGCAACATACGTAGCCAACCATTAACTGACCGGAGATAAGTCTTTGGCCGAGGTGAATTGGGCAGGGACTTGCTCGGCAGACCCCACTAATTGGAAGTTGTTATTGGGTGATGCATCTATGGTTAAGTTCATTGAACTTGAGAATTGACTCCTAAAATGTCATCTGCCATTATCTGTGTTTTAGCTTCAGGGATTATTTTAATATAGTTTCCGAACAGCCCGGCAATAAGTAAAATGCAACAAGTGCAGAATTTTCGGCTGGCACTTGTGGCTTAAATTTCCTATGTTTCTCTGCTTTGCTCTTCTAAATTCCTGAAGGGTACATTATGCCTCACTTGTATTGGTACTTGTAGGGAGAAATTCTTGAAAACCTTAATTAATGGAAACAACTATGAATATGAGTACAGCCGAATTATAACTACATAATTATAACTACGAATGAAAACCTTATTGTGCTTGTTCTCAAGTGTGCCTAGTTCGTAACTAGTTATGATGTTTGACCACCTAGATCTAATAAGTACAGAATTTTCCTGCTTTTTCTAGGTAATATTGAGGTCATATAGCACAATATTCTAAAAAAGATAATTGGTCAAACGAAGTTGGAATTCATTTTTCTATAAGTTTTTATTTACTCTCCATGTATGTATCATTCTCTTTGGACATTAATCCTCATTGGACATGTAATTTTCTTCAATACAATCATTTAGATCAtagaattatatattttttgaaatagaaTTTTACTTATTCTTGTAACTTTCTATTGTAGATAAATGGCACGTCTTCCTAATACAAATAGAAGACGGAAACGAATGCGCAATTTTCGAATTATGTCTGCAATGCTTATGACTTTCATTGTGGTTTTCATGATGTGGTACCATGTGACTTTGGTGTATTTGTACAATGTGAGACGTACAATAAAatctaaagaagaaaaaaaaaatgagagaatGCAGTGGTTATTTAGAATCACTAGAGAAAGTGATATTCATTGTGTGAGTATACTTCGCATGGATAGACGCACATTCGGCATATTATGTGACATGGTTAGAGATTTTGGGGGTTTGAGACCCACAAGAAACATGAGTTTAGAAGAAATTGTTGCCATGTTTGTGTACACTTTGGCTCACCATGAAAAAAATAGAACGATTGGCCTTACATTTTTCCGAAGTGGAGAAACAGTGAGTCGCCAATTTAATCTTTGTCTTCTAGCAGTATTAAAATTACATGACTTGCTACTCGAGAATCCTGAGCCTATTACTGATGAGTGCACAGACGACAGATGGAAATATTTTAAGGTACTGTATATTGTAAATTGACataaatattttgaattttaatgaaattttctttgatttacgacaTATTTTGTTACTAATTTGATATGTTTGGTTCTATAATAGAACTGTCTTGGAGCTTTAGATGGGACTTTAATTAAAGTGACACCACCTAGTGATCAGAAGCCAAGATATCGAACAAGAAAAGCAAGTATTGCAACAAATGTATTAGGAGTTTGTTCCCCAAACATGAGATTTATATATGTTTTGCCTGGTTGGGAAGGTTCTGCACATGATGGTCGTGTGCTTCGAAATGCTATCTCTAGACCTAATGGTCTTAGAGTACCACAAGGTAAATGTATCATTGGAATATCCAGTATCCTAATATGATTatcttcaagaaaaattttattaatttctaTATGAACTGCCGTCTTGAAGGTTGTTATTACTTGGTGGATGCTGGATATTGCAATGCAAAGGGATTTCTTGCCCCATTTCGAGGGCAAAGATATCACCTTAATGAATTTCATGGTCGTCGACCAGAGACACCTGAAGAATTTTATAATATGAAGCATTCCAAAGCGAGAAATGTGATAGAGAGATGTTTTGGACTACTAAAAGGAAGATGGAAAATTCTAGCATCACCTTCATTTTTTACAATTCGAACACAAGTACGAATTATAATGGCTTGTTGTTTATTGCATAACTTGATTCGAAAGTTCATGTCCTATGATCCACAAGAACAAATGCCATGTGAAGTGTCAGACAGTGAAGAGGATGAAAGTGATGTCGACGATGGAGAAATGGAGTATATAACAACTATTACACCAAGTGATGACTGGACCAATTTTAGAAACAATTTAGCTGAAGAAATGTTCACCACCTGGCGAGCTACATTTGATGGTTGATTTTTAAAGTGTATCACCCTTTAGCCAATTTAGCCCCGAATGCAATCTTTGGTGTATTATTTGttacaatttcaaatttttatttatctgTAGTTTGAATGAACTTTTGCTTCataatttgacaatttctttCTTGAAAGTTTGTTGtaataaatatgtaaatatatCGAATTGATATTTACTTT
Encoded proteins:
- the LOC113783250 gene encoding protein ALP1-like, producing the protein MVRDFGGLRPTRNMSLEEIVAMFVYTLAHHEKNRTIGLTFFRSGETVSRQFNLCLLAVLKLHDLLLENPEPITDECTDDRWKYFKNCLGALDGTLIKVTPPSDQKPRYRTRKASIATNVLGVCSPNMRFIYVLPGWEGSAHDGRVLRNAISRPNGLRVPQGCYYLVDAGYCNAKGFLAPFRGQRYHLNEFHGRRPETPEEFYNMKHSKARNVIERCFGLLKGRWKILASPSFFTIRTQVRIIMACCLLHNLIRKFMSYDPQEQMPCEVSDSEEDESDVDDGEMEYITTITPSDDWTNFRNNLAEEMFTTWRATFDG